One window of the Streptomyces asoensis genome contains the following:
- a CDS encoding phage tail protein, with product MPSDLDPGSTIFFTLTIDGESLGFFNGCEGLSSQVEIEHRQEGGNNGFVWQLPSRVTFSTIRLTRPLTPDTTKVAKWISSVTTGVTRPTAQIAALRADGSEVARWGLIDVLPVSWQGPSLSPDSPGVATEVLEITHHGFTD from the coding sequence ATGCCCTCCGATCTCGACCCGGGCTCCACCATCTTCTTCACCCTGACCATCGACGGCGAGAGCCTCGGTTTCTTCAACGGGTGTGAGGGGCTCTCGTCCCAGGTGGAGATCGAGCACCGCCAGGAGGGCGGCAACAACGGCTTCGTCTGGCAGCTGCCCTCCCGGGTCACGTTCTCCACGATCCGGCTGACCCGTCCGCTCACCCCGGACACCACCAAGGTCGCCAAGTGGATCTCGTCGGTCACCACGGGGGTGACCCGGCCGACCGCGCAGATCGCGGCACTGCGCGCGGACGGGTCGGAGGTCGCCCGGTGGGGGCTCATCGACGTGCTGCCGGTCAGCTGGCAGGGGCCCTCCCTCAGCCCGGACAGCCCGGGTGTGGCCACGGAGGTCCTGGAGATCACCCACCACGGCTTCACGGACTGA
- a CDS encoding DUF6760 family protein, which produces MTYATDRLHEEIAYVAYHFHWGQDEILDLEHHDRRRYADQIAALVTRGGAEG; this is translated from the coding sequence GTGACGTACGCGACCGACCGGCTGCACGAGGAGATCGCGTACGTCGCCTACCACTTCCACTGGGGCCAGGACGAGATCCTGGACCTGGAACACCACGACCGGCGCCGCTACGCCGACCAGATCGCCGCCCTGGTGACCCGGGGCGGGGCGGAGGGCTGA